Within Ramlibacter henchirensis, the genomic segment CCGGCTGCTCGAAGTGCGGCGCATCCCCGCGGAGCACCTGGGCGAATCCACCCTCACCGGCGCCCTCGCGCGCGCCGGGCTCCCCCGCCACTACCGCACCGCCGCGGAGCGCGCGGCCGCCGTGCACTGAACGACAGCGACCACTGATGAACACGACCCACGACACCGCCCACGTCTCCCTGGACCTCGGCGAGGACTATCCCGAGATCCGCGAAAGCGTGCGCCGCATCTGCTCCGACTTCCCGGGCGCCTACTGGCGCGACCTCGACGAACGCGAGGCCTACCCCGCGGAGTTCGTCAAGGCCATGACCGAGGCGGGCTACCTGGCATCGCTGATCCCCGAGGAATACGGGGGCGCCGGACTTCCCCTGCGCGCAGCCGGCGTCGTGCTGGAGGAGATCCATGCCAGCGGCGGCAACGCCGGAGCCACGCACGCCCAGATGTACACCATGGGCACGGTGCTGCGCCACGGCAGCGCCGCGCAGAAGGAGCGCTACCTGCCCAAGATCGCCTCGGGCGAACTGCGGCTGCAGGCCTTCGGCGTGACCGAGCCGACCAGCGGCACCGACACCACGAAGCTGAAGACGCGCGCGGAGCGCCAGGGCGACCACTACGTGATCAACGGCCAGAAGATCTGGACCTCGCGCGCCCTCTACTCCGACCTGATGCTGCTGCTGGCGCGCACCACGCCGCTGGAGCAGGTCACCAAGCGAACCGACGGTCTGTCCGTGTTCCTGGTCGACATGCGGCAGGCGGTCGGCAACGGCATGACCATCCGGCCGATCAAGGCCATGATCAACCACAACACGACCGAGGTGTTCTTCGACAACCTGCGCATCCCCGCCGACAGCCTGATCGGCGAGGAAGGCAAGGGCCTGCGCTGCATCCTCGACGGCATGAACGCCGAGCGGATCCTGGTCTCGCATGAATCCCTGGGCGATGCCAAGTGGTTCACCCGAACCGCCGTGCGCTATGCTAACGACCGCGTCGTGTTCGACCGCCCGATCGGCAAGAACCAGGGCATCCAGTTCCCGATCGCCAAGGCCTACGCCCAGACGCAGGCTGCCGAGCTGATGCTGCGCAAGGCCGCCGCGATGTTCGAGGCGGGCCAGCCCTGCGGCGAATACGCGAACCTCTCCAAGCTGCTGACGGCCGAGGCGGCCTGGGAAGCGGGCGAAGCGTGCATGCAGACGCACGGCGGCTTCGCCTATGCGCGCGAGTACGACATCGAGCGCAAGTGGCGAGAGGCGCGGGTGCAGCGCACGGCGCCGATCTCGACCAACCTGATCCTGTCGTACATCGCCGAGCATGTGCTCGGCCTGCCGCGGTCCTACTGAGCGCCGCATGGGCCTGACGCAGGAACTCGCCCGCTTCGTGGCCGGGCTCGATGCAGCCGCGATCCCGGCGCAAGCGATCCCCACCGTGCGCCGCGGGATCGCCGATTGCGTCGGCGTTGCGTTCGCCGGGGCGAATGAGCCGGTCGCCGGCCACGCCATGGCGCTCGTGGACGCCGCGGCGGCAGGTGCCTCGCGCATCTGGACCCGGCCGGAGTCGGTGGCAGCGGCCGATGCGGCCCTGGTGAATGCCACGATCGCCCATGCCCTGGACTTCGACGACACGGGGCTGGATGGCCACCCGAGCGTGGTGCTCGCGCCGGTGGTGCTGGCCGAGGCGGAGCGGCTCGGCCGCTGCTGGCGCGATGCGGTCACCGCATACGTGGCCGGCTATGAAACCTGGGCCGAGCTGATCGGGCGCGACCAGGACAAGCACCACGGCAAGGGCTGGCATCCCACGGCGGTGTTCGGCGTGGTCGCCGGCGCGGCCGCCGCCGCTTGCCTGCGCCGCCTGCCCGCGGAACTCGTGAGCGATGCGCTCGGGATCGCGGCGTCGATGGCGGGCGGCCTGGTCGCCAACTTCGGTTCGATGACCAAACCGCTGCAGGTCGGCTTCGCGGCGCGCAATGCGATCGTCGCGGCCTCGCTCGCGGAGCGAGGCGTGACCGCTGCGGACGATGCGCTGGAAAGCCCGCGCGGGTTGCTGGCTGCACTGTCGCCGGCCGGTCGCGTGCGGCTCGATGGACCCTCCGGCGCGGGGCGCGAGTGGCAGATCGTGCGCCAGGGACTGAACGTCAAGCGCTACCCGACCTGCTATGCGACGCACCGCATCATCGATGCGGCGCTGGCCCTGCATCCGCACGTGTCGGACCGGATCGGCGAAATCGAGGAAGCCGTCGTCGAGATCGGCGAGCTGCAGGCCGCCATGCTGCGATCCAGCCGGCCCGAGACCGCCCTGGACGCCAAGTTCAGTGCGCAGTACACGGTGGCCTGCGCCCTGGCGCGCGGCCACGTGGATCTGCAGGACCTTACCGACGAAACCGTGAAGGCGCCCGACGTGCAGCAGCTGCTGCGCAAGGTGCGTGTGGCAACGCAGGCCGAGCGCGATCCGCTCGAGCCGCTCTTCTCGCCGCAGGATCGGCTGATCGTCCGCCTGCGCGACGGCTCCAGGCTCGAGGCCGAACCGGTGCACCGGGCGTTGGGGCATGCCAGCCGTCCCATCGGCGACGCGGCGCTGCGGCAGAAGTTCCTCACGTGCGCTTCCCTGATGCTGGAGGGCGCGGTGGCGGACGCGTGGTGGGCGTCGGTCATGGCCGCAGAGGACGCTCGAGTCCGCTGGCCCGCTGCGCCGCAGCAGCGACCCGGTGTGATCTAATCCGGTCCCACGAAGGGGAGTAGCTCCCCGGCCCGCCGCGCCCCGCGGCGGCCGATCGGCGTGTCGTCAATACGGAGCCCGCGCGGCTTCCGGCGCGCCGGGCCCGACTTCAAGCAAGCCGAGCAAGACCTTCGAACAGCGGCCCTGCACCGGGCCCGTTCGAGGCTCAGGCGCCGCTCGCGTCCTCGTTCCCGGTGCCGGGTCGTCCATTCACGACTGACCTGGAGCTCACATGGAACTGTTCTCGACCGCCTGGTTCTCGGCGCTGCTGGCGATCATCCTGATCGACCTGGTGCTGGCCGGCGACAACGCCATCGTCATCGCGCTGGCTGCGCGCAACCTCCCGTCGCACCTGCGCAGCCGCGCCATCGTCTGGGGCACCGTCGGCGCCATCGCCGTGCGCTCCGTGATGACCATCGGTGTGGTCTGGCTGCTCAAGATCCCCGGCCTGATGCTCGTCGGCGGCCTGGGACTGCTGTGGATCGCCTACAAGCTGCTCGCGCAAGGCGAAGACGAGGACGAACACGGCCCGGCGGCGTCCACCTTCTGGGGCGCGATGAAGACCATCATCGTGGCCGACGCGCTCATGGGCGTGGACAACGTGCTGGGCGTCGCCGGTGCGGCGCACGGCTCGTTCGACCTCGTGGTCATCGGCCTGCTGGTCAGCATCCCCATCGTGGTGTTCGGCAGCTCGGTCGTGCTGAAGCTGGTGGATCGCTTCCCCCTCATCATCCAGGGCGGCGCCGCGGTCCTGGCCTTCACGGCCGCCAAGATGATAGTGGGTGAGCCGCTGCTCGACCCCGTGTTCGACGCGCCGGCCGCCTACCACACGGCGCTGCGCTGGAGCCTCTACACAGTGGCGGTCGCGGGCGTGCTGGTTGCGGGCTGGTTCAGCGCGCGGCGGCGCCAGCAGCTGGCGGCCCGCCGGGGCGGCCTCACAAGCGCTCGACAATCGTGACGTTCGCCATGCCGCCGCCCTCGCACATGGTCTGCAGGCCGTAGCGGCCGCCGGTCTGCTGCAGGGCGTACAGCAGCGTCGTCATCAGCTTGGTGCCCGAAGCGCCGAGCGGGTGGCCCAGGGCGATCGCACCGCCATGCACGTTGAGCCTGTCGGGGTCCGCCCCCAGCACCTGCAGCCAGGCAAGCGGCACCGGCGCGAAGGCCTCGTTGACTTCGTACAGGTCGATGTCGCCGATCTTCAGGCCGGCCTTGTCCAGCGCGCGCTGCGTCGCGGGGATCGGCGCCTCCAGCATGATCACCGGGTCGTGGCCCATCACGCTCATGTGGTGGATGCGTGCCAGCGGCTTGGCGCCCAGCTTCTTCAGGCCGCGCTCGTTGACGACCAGCACGCCGCTGGCGCCGTCGCAGATCTGGCTGGCGCTGGCGGCGCTGATGCGGCCGCCCTCGGCCAGCAGCTTCACGCCCGCGATCGCCTCCAGGCTCGCCTCGGCGCGGATGCCTTCGTCGCGCGTGTGCACCTCGCCGGTGTCGGCGCCGTTCGCGTCACGCACGCGCACGGGCACGATCTCGCCCTCGAACCGGCCCTCGCGCGTGGCATTCGCGGCGCGCTGGTGGCTCAGCAGCGCGTACCGGTCCAGCGCCTCCTTGGGCAGGTCGTACTTCTCCGCGATCATCTCGGCGCCGGTGAACTGGCTGAAATCCCGGTCGCCGTAGCGGCGGCGGATCTCGGGGCCCATGTAGTGGCCCATGCCGTTCTTCTGCGGCAGCGCGGAGGGCGTGAACATCGGGACGCGGGTCATGCTCTCGACACCGGCGGCGATCACGACGTCCTGCGCGCCCGACATCACCGCCTGCGCGGCGAAATGCAGCGCCTGCTGCGACGAGCCGCACTGCCGGTCGATCGAGGTGCCGGGCACCGATTCGGGCAGTCGCGAAGCCAGCACGGCGTTGCGCGCGACGTTGGTGGACTGCTCGCCGACCTGGCTCACGCAGCCCATGAGCACGTCCTCGACCAGCGCCGGATCGCAGTCGGCGCGCTTGATCAGCGCGTTCAGCACCTGCGCCGCGAGGTCCACCGGGTGCCAGCCCGCCAGCTTGCCGCCGCGGCGGCCCCCCGCGGTGCGAGCCGCGGAGACGATGAAAGCTTCTGCCATTTGCAATTCCTCCTGAAGGGGTCAGCGCGGCGCCATGCGGATCGCGCCGTCCAGGCGCACGCATTCGCCGTTGAAATAACCGTTGGTGATCATGGTCTCGGCGAGGTGGGCGTATTCCTCGGGGTCGCCCAGACGCTTGGGGAACGGCACGGACTCGCCGAGCGATTTCAGCACGTGGTCGGGCAGCGCCATCAGCAGCGGCGTCGCGAAGATGCCCGGCAGGATGGTGTTGACGCGGATGCCCTCGCCCATCAGGTCGCGCGCCACCGGAAGGGTGAGCCCGACGATGCCCGCCTTCGATGCGGAGTAGGCCGCCTGCCCCATCTGGCCGTCCTCGGCCGCGACCGAAGCGGTGTTGACGATCGCGCCGCGCTCGCGGTCCTGGAGTGGCTCCAGTGTCAGCATGCCCGCCGCGGCATGCGCGATGCAGCGGAAGCTGCCGATGAGGTTGATCTGGATGATCTTCTCGAACTCGGGCAGCGGAAAGTGCCTGGGCTGGCCGGTGGCCTTGTCGCGGCTGGCGGTCTTGATGCCGTTGCCGGTGCCGGCGCAGTTGACCAGGATGCGCTCCTGCCCGTGCACGCCGCGGGCTTTCGCGAAGCCGGCCTGGACCTGCTCCTCCGAGGTGACGTCCACCTTGCAGAAGACACCGCCGAGTTCGCGTGCGAGCGCCTCGCCGGCCTGGGCGTTGAGGTCGAACAGGGCCACACGCACGCCTTGCGAGGCCAGGCGCCGCGCGGTGGCCGCGCCGAGGCCGGAGGCGCCGCCGGTGACGACGGCGGAGATGCTGGAATCGAGCTTCATGGGGGAGAGTTCTGTGCCTTGGGAATGGCACGACTCTAGGCAGGCGCTTGCCCCCGCGAACCGTCGAAAGCGACGAAATCAACCCAGGATGGAGCGGGCCAGCACGTCCTTCTGCACCTCGCTGGTGCCGCCGTAGATCGACGAGGCGCGCGAGAACAGGAACCGGGTCGCGGGCGCGGCGCGATCCGCCCGTGCGTTGTCCTCTTCGTCGTCGCAGCGCGCGAGCCCCGCCGGCCCGGCGATGCGCAGCATCAGCTCCGCGATCTGCTGCTGGATCTCCACGCCCTTGAGCTTGAGCACGGAGGCGAACGCGGGGTTGTCGCGCTGCGCGGCTTCCGACAGCAGCAGCCGCCAGTTGGCGATCTCCAGGCCGCGCAGCTCGGCGTCCACCCGCGCGAACTCCGCCTGCACCGCGGGACCGTCGATCACTCGCCGCGCTCCGTCACGCGTGCCGCGCGCCAGTTCCAGCGCGCGGTCCAGCCGATCGCGGCTCGTGCCCACGTAGGCCAGGCCGGTGCGCTCGCTGCCCAGCAGGTACTTGGTGACGTCCCAGCCGCGGTGCTCGTCGCCCACCCGGTTGGCCACCGGCACGCGCACGTTGTCGAAGAACACCTCGTTGAGGTGGTGCTCGCCGTCGATCGTCTGGATCGGCCGGATGGTGATGCCCGGCGAGCGCAGGTCGACCAGCAGGAAGCTGATGCCCTCCTGCTTGCGCGTGGCCCCGGGGTCGGTGCGCACCAGGCAGAAGATCCAGTCGGCCATGTGGGCGTAGGTCGTCCAGATCTTCTGGCCGTTGACGACGTAGTGGTCACCCTCGCGCCGCGCCGCGGTACGCAGCGAAGCCAGGTCGGAGCCGGCGCCCGGCTCGGAGAAGCCCTGGCAGAACCACACGTCCAGGCGCGCCAGCCGCGGCAGCCAGTCGCGCTTCTGCTCCGGCGTGCCGTAGCGCAGCAGCACCGGTCCGAGCATCGTGACGTTGAAGTGCAGCGGCATCGGGGCCGGCGCTCGCTGCAGCTCGTCGACCAGGATCAGCCGCTCCATTTGCCCGAGGTCGGCGCCGCCGAACTCGCGCGGCCAGTGCGGGGCAGCCCAGCCGCGCTCGTGCAGCGTCCTTTGCCACTGCACCGTCTGCTCGCGCGAGGGCCGCAGGCCGCGGCGCACGCGGTCGCGCAGTTCGGGCGGCAGGCGCTCGCGCAGGAAGGCGCGCACCTCGTCGCGGAAGGCGGCGTGCGCGGGTTCGAGTTGCAGGTCCATGCGTCGGGTCCTTCAGAGCGCCCGCGCGATCACTTCCTTCATGATCTCGCTGGTGCCGCCGTAGATGCGCTGCACGCGCGCATCGGTGTACATGCGGCTGATGACGTATTCGTCCATGAAGCCGTAGCCGCCGAAGAGCTGCAGGCATTCGTCGACCACGCGGCCCTGCGCTTCCGAACCCCACAGCTTGGCCATCGAGGCTGTGGCCGTGTCGAGCTCGCCGCGCAGCAGCCTGTCCACGCACTGGTCGATGAAAGCGCGGCCCGCCATGATCTGCGTGGCGATCTCCGCCAGCTTGAAGCGCGTGTTCTGCTGCTCCACGAGCGGCTTGCCGAACACCTGGCGCTCGCGCACGTAGTCGAGCGTGGCGTGGTAGGCGCCTTCCATCGCGGCCAGCGCCATCACGCCGATGATCAGCCGCTCGTAGGGCAGGTCGCTCATCAGCTGGTAGAACCCCTGGCCTTCGACGCCGCCCAGCAGGTTCTGCCCGGGCACTTCCACGCCGTCGAAGAACAGCTCCGACGTGTCCTGCGCCTTCAGGCCCATCTTGGGCAGCACGCGGCTGACGCTGTAGCCGCGCGCGCCCTCGGTCTCCACGATCAGGATCGACGTGCCCCTGGCGCGCTGCGCCGGGTCGGTCTTGCAGACCACCAGCACCAGCCCGGCCAGGTAGCCGTTGGTGATGAAGGTCTTGCTGCCGTCGATGCGCCAGCCTTCGGCGGTGCGCGTCGCGCGGGTGCGGATCGCCTGCAGGTCGGACCCGGTGCCCGGCTCCGTCATCGCGATGGCGCCCACCAACTCGCCGCGCGCCATGCGCGGCAGGTACTTGCGCTTCTGCTCCTCGGTGCCGTGGTTGAGCAGGTAGTGCGCCACGATCGCGTGCACCGAGGTGTTCATCCCCGTCAGGCTGCGCCGCGCCATCTCCTCGTAGACCACGGCCTCGTGGCGGAAATCGCCGCCACCGCCGCCCCAATCGTCGGGGATGTCCGCGCACAGCAGCCCCAGCTCGCCCGCCCGGCGCCAGACGGCGTGCCCGACGTGGCCGCGCTTGCGCGCCTCCTCGTCGCCCGGCGCGAGCTCCTCGTCGATGAACCGCACCACGGTCTGGCGGTACAGCTCCAGCTCGGGATCGCTCCAGCTTCGCTTGAATTCGAGGGCCATGGCTTGGTTCGTCTCAGGCCTCGGCGCCGGCGGTGGCCGCTGCGCCCCAGCCCTCGAGCACGCGAGCGAGCGGCTCGACGCGCGCGGGCATGGGCTGCGCCGCCGCCGTGCGGGAGAAACGCGGCGCCGGCGCGGGCTGCACCACACCCTGCAGGTCGATGAAGGTGCCGCGCGCGCGGTTGTGCGGATGCGCCGGCGCTTCGTCCCAGTCCAGCACCGGCGCGAAGCAGGCGTCCGTGCCTTCCAGCAGCGCGCACCAGTCGTCGCGCGTGCGGGTGCGGAAGACGTCCGCCAGCCGCAGCTTCATGAGCGGCCAGCGCGAGCGGTCCATCTGGCCCGCGCAGAACTCGTCCTCCAGCCCGCACAGCTCGCAAAGCCGGGCGAAGAACTTCGGCTCCAGCGCGCCGACCGAGATGAAGCGGCCGTCCGCGCAGGCGTAGCTGTCGTAGAAGTGCGCGCCGCCGTCCAGCAGGTTCTCGCCACGCTGCGTGCTCCACCGGCCCGCGGCCTTCATGCCGTAGAACAGCGCCGAAAGCAGCGCCGCGCCGTCCGTCATCGCCGCATCGACCACCTGGCCGCGCCCGGACCTTTGCGCCTCGTGCAGCGCGGCCAGCAGGCCGACCGCCAGCAGCATCGCGCCACCGCCGTAGTCGCCCACGTAGTTCAGCGGCGGTGGCGGCGATTCGCCCGGACGGCCGATGGCATGCAGCGCGCCTGTCAGCGCGATGTAGTTGATGTCGTGGCCGGCCGCGCCGGACAGCGGGCCGGTCTGGCCCCAGCCCGTCATGCGGCCGTAAACCAGCGCGGGATTGAGCTTGTGGCAGGCGGCGGGGCCGAGCCCGAGGCGCTCCATCACACCGGGGCGGAAGCCCTCCACCAGCAACTGCGCCTGCGCGATCAGCGAGAGCGCGTCCTCGCGGCCGCCGGATGCGTGCAGGTCGATGGCGACGCGCCGCTTGCCGCGCGCGGTGATGTCCGAGGCATCGCGCTCGGTGCCCGGGCGCTCGATGCAGACCACGTCCGCGCCCAGGTCGGCCAGCACCATCCCGCAGAACGGGCCGGGGCCGATGCCGGCCATCTCGACGACGCGGACGCCTTCAAGCGGCCCGGGCATGTGCGGCCTTCTTCGGTTGCTGCGCAGCGCGCTGTTGACGTGGGGCCATGACGAAAACCTTCACTCTTCATGGGAATGACGTAGAAACCGATCGTAGGGATCGGTCCCGCGCACTGGATCGTCCGTTACGACGAATCGGCTCAACCCTCGCCTCGCGGGTTCGCGCCGCGGCCGCGCTCCTTGACGGCCGCGGCCTGGGCGGACAGCGCCGAGCGATCGACGGACGCCGCCCATTCACGCGCCCGCCGGGCTTCGATCACGAGCCCTTCCTGCAACGTCGTGGCCAGTCCGTCATCGATCAGCCGCTTGTACTGCGCCAGCATCCCCGGCGCCGTGGAGAGCATGTCGGACGCGAGCCGCAGCGCGGCGGGAAGGAGTTCGTCGTGGCCCACCGTGCGGTTGACCAGTCCCCAGGCCTGCGCCTGCCGCGCATCGACGAAGTTGCCCGACAGGGACATCTCCAGCGCGCGGCCGCGGCCGATCAGCCGCGGCAGCCGCTGCGACAGGCCCCAGCTCGGCAGCACGCCCACGCGCGCATGCGTGTCGGCGAAGGTGGCGCGCTCGGACGCGATCACGATGTCGCAGGCGATGGCCAGCTCCAGCCCGCCGGTGACAGCCGGGCCGTTGACCGCCGCGATCACCGGCCCCGGGAAGGCGAGCACGGCGTGCACCGGATCGTCGGCCGCGCCGCCCACGGCCATCTCGGACAGGTTCTCGGCGCCCGCCAGCTCACGCAGGTCGACGCCGGCGCAGAACGCGCGGCCGGCGCCGGTCAGCACCACCACCCGCGTGCGGCCATCGGCCCCGAGTTCCTGCAGCGTACGCGCGAGCTGGCGGCGCAGCGCGAACGACAGCGCGTTGAAGGCCTGCGGGCGTTGGAGCGTGAGCAGCACGCAGCCCTCCTCGGGCCGCTCCACGGTCAGCAGCGAAGCTTGCTCGTCGGCCATGCCGCGGTCCGGCTCAGTCGTTCGCCCTGATGCCCGTGATCTGCACCACGCGCTTCCAGTACTCGACGTCGGCGCGCATGTTGGCGGCGACGTCCTCGCGCTCGGGCGGCGCGGGGTCGATGCCCATCGCGAGCATCTGCTCCTGCACCTCGGGCGACTTCAGCACGTTCAGCACCGACGTGCGGATGCGCTCCACCGTTGCGGCGGGCGTTCCCTTGGGCAGCATCAGCCAGTAGCGCCCGGGCTGCGACACCTCGGTGTAGCCCAGCTCGGCGAAGGTCGGCACGTCCGGCACCAGCCTGTTGCGGCGGTTGCCCGTGATCGCCAGGGCATTCAGCTTGCCGGCCTTGACGTGCGAGATCGTGTTGCCCAGGTCCACCACGGCGGTGTTGATCTGGCCGCCCAGCAGGTCCGTGATCAGGGGCGGCGTGCCGCGGTAGGCTGCGTGCACCATGCCCAGGTTGTTGCGCCTGTTCACCAGCTCGGAATAGATGTGCGAGGTGGTCGCGTTCCCGTAGCTGCCATAGCTGCCCTTGGCGTTCTTCATCTTCGCGATCGCCGCGTCCAGCGTCCGCACGGAGGTGTCGGCCGTCAGGTACATCATGGGCAGGTCGCAGATGCGTGCGACCGGGATCAGGTCCGTCAGTGCGTCGTACGGCCGCTTCTGGTTAAAAGCGTAGGCCTGCGTCAGGTGGCTGTAGCCCAGCAGGATCGTGTGGCCGTCCGGCGGGGCGTTGACGCCGTGGACGGTGCCCACCACGCCTGCGGCGCCGGGCTTCGCTTCCACGATCACCGGCACTTTCCAGTCCTCCTTCAGGCGGTCGGCGAACATGCGCAGCACGCGATCGCCCGTGGAGCCGCCGACGGCCGGCAGGATCAGCGTGACCGGCTTGCCCGCGATCGGGAAGCTCTCCTGCGCGGCCAGCGGCAGCGAAGCCGCCGCTGCGGCGAGCGCCAGGGCCGCCAGGCTGGTGCGGCGGGACATCGGATGGGGCATGCGTCGTGTCTCCTGTGGTGGGTTTGCTCAGGTGCCCCGCTTCCCCAGCCGGGCGAAGTCGGGCTCTCGTTTTTCCAGGAAGGCGCGCACGCCCTCCTCGAAATCGGGACGGTCGATCAGCTCGGCCTGCCGATCGGCTTCGTACTGCAGTTGCGCGGCCAGGTCGTTGCGCCCGGCGGCGTCGTAGGCGCGGCGCGTCTCCAGCGCCGCATGCGAGGGCAGCCTCGCGAGCTGGCGCGCGACGGCCATCGCTTCCTCGCGGAGTTTCTCGCCCTCGACGCAGGACCAGACCAGGCCCCAGGCCTGCGCCTGCTCCGCGCCGAGGCGGCTGCCGAGCAGGGTCAGCGCGGTCGCGCGGCCGCGGCCCAGGAGCTTCTCCAGGAACCAGGTAGTGCCGAGGTCGGGGACGATCCCCAGCTTCGGGATGAAGGGCAGGTAGAAGTAGGCCGAGCGCGCGGCGATCACCACGTCGGCCGCGAGCGCGATGCCGACCCCCGCGCCCGCCGCGACGCCCGGCAGCGCGCAGACCACCGGCACCGGCAGCTCGCGCAGGCCGGTGATGAGCGGGTTGGACAGCTGCTCCATCACCTTGCGCGTGGACTGGCCGCGCGTGAGGTGCTCGTCGCCGGGCGGGATCGCGTTGCCCGCGAGGTCGGCGCCGGCGCAGAAGGCATCGCCGGCCGCCGTGAGCAGCACGGCGCGGATGTCCGGTGTTTCGCGCACCTGCTGCAGCAGCCGGCCCAGGCCCTCCTGCATCGGGCGGCTCAGCGCGTTCCGCCGGCCCGGGTTGTCCAGCGTGATCACGGCCACGTCGCCGTCGCGCTCCATCCGGATGTGCTCGAGTTGCATGGGGTCTCCTAGTGCGCCGCTGCGGCCAGGCTTGCGCCGAGGCGCGCCGCATGCGTCGGGCCGTCGCCGAAAAGCTGGTCCAGCACGGTGAAGCGGCGCAGGCAATGCCCCGCCGCGTATTCGGCCGTCATGCCGATGCCGCCGTGCAGCTGGATGGCCTGGCCGGTGACGAAGCTGCCGTGGCGCGAGAGCAGCAGCTTGGCGCGCGACAGCTCCCGCGACCGCGCCTGCGCATCCTCTTCCTCGAGTGCGAGCAGGCCCGCGAGCGCCGCGCTGCGCAGCATCTCGAGCGCAACGCGCATCTCGGCCACACGGTGCCGCACCACCTGGTTGGCGCCGATCGGGCGGCCGAACTGCTGGCGGGTCTGGACGTACTCCACGGTGAGCGCGTAGGCGCGCTCGGCGACGCCCAGGCCTTCCGCGCAGGCCGCTGCGAGGCCGGCTTCCTGCGCGGCCTGCACGGCGCGCCAGGGCCCGGGACCGTCGATCTCGCCGAGCGGCTCCGCGCGCGCGGCGTGCAGCGCGATATCCGCGGCGGGCGTGTCGTCGATCAGGCGCAGCGGCGTGCGGC encodes:
- a CDS encoding acyl-CoA dehydrogenase family protein, producing the protein MNTTHDTAHVSLDLGEDYPEIRESVRRICSDFPGAYWRDLDEREAYPAEFVKAMTEAGYLASLIPEEYGGAGLPLRAAGVVLEEIHASGGNAGATHAQMYTMGTVLRHGSAAQKERYLPKIASGELRLQAFGVTEPTSGTDTTKLKTRAERQGDHYVINGQKIWTSRALYSDLMLLLARTTPLEQVTKRTDGLSVFLVDMRQAVGNGMTIRPIKAMINHNTTEVFFDNLRIPADSLIGEEGKGLRCILDGMNAERILVSHESLGDAKWFTRTAVRYANDRVVFDRPIGKNQGIQFPIAKAYAQTQAAELMLRKAAAMFEAGQPCGEYANLSKLLTAEAAWEAGEACMQTHGGFAYAREYDIERKWREARVQRTAPISTNLILSYIAEHVLGLPRSY
- a CDS encoding MmgE/PrpD family protein, which codes for MGLTQELARFVAGLDAAAIPAQAIPTVRRGIADCVGVAFAGANEPVAGHAMALVDAAAAGASRIWTRPESVAAADAALVNATIAHALDFDDTGLDGHPSVVLAPVVLAEAERLGRCWRDAVTAYVAGYETWAELIGRDQDKHHGKGWHPTAVFGVVAGAAAAACLRRLPAELVSDALGIAASMAGGLVANFGSMTKPLQVGFAARNAIVAASLAERGVTAADDALESPRGLLAALSPAGRVRLDGPSGAGREWQIVRQGLNVKRYPTCYATHRIIDAALALHPHVSDRIGEIEEAVVEIGELQAAMLRSSRPETALDAKFSAQYTVACALARGHVDLQDLTDETVKAPDVQQLLRKVRVATQAERDPLEPLFSPQDRLIVRLRDGSRLEAEPVHRALGHASRPIGDAALRQKFLTCASLMLEGAVADAWWASVMAAEDARVRWPAAPQQRPGVI
- a CDS encoding TerC family protein, with protein sequence MELFSTAWFSALLAIILIDLVLAGDNAIVIALAARNLPSHLRSRAIVWGTVGAIAVRSVMTIGVVWLLKIPGLMLVGGLGLLWIAYKLLAQGEDEDEHGPAASTFWGAMKTIIVADALMGVDNVLGVAGAAHGSFDLVVIGLLVSIPIVVFGSSVVLKLVDRFPLIIQGGAAVLAFTAAKMIVGEPLLDPVFDAPAAYHTALRWSLYTVAVAGVLVAGWFSARRRQQLAARRGGLTSARQS
- a CDS encoding acetyl-CoA C-acetyltransferase, encoding MAEAFIVSAARTAGGRRGGKLAGWHPVDLAAQVLNALIKRADCDPALVEDVLMGCVSQVGEQSTNVARNAVLASRLPESVPGTSIDRQCGSSQQALHFAAQAVMSGAQDVVIAAGVESMTRVPMFTPSALPQKNGMGHYMGPEIRRRYGDRDFSQFTGAEMIAEKYDLPKEALDRYALLSHQRAANATREGRFEGEIVPVRVRDANGADTGEVHTRDEGIRAEASLEAIAGVKLLAEGGRISAASASQICDGASGVLVVNERGLKKLGAKPLARIHHMSVMGHDPVIMLEAPIPATQRALDKAGLKIGDIDLYEVNEAFAPVPLAWLQVLGADPDRLNVHGGAIALGHPLGASGTKLMTTLLYALQQTGGRYGLQTMCEGGGMANVTIVERL
- a CDS encoding SDR family NAD(P)-dependent oxidoreductase, coding for MKLDSSISAVVTGGASGLGAATARRLASQGVRVALFDLNAQAGEALARELGGVFCKVDVTSEEQVQAGFAKARGVHGQERILVNCAGTGNGIKTASRDKATGQPRHFPLPEFEKIIQINLIGSFRCIAHAAAGMLTLEPLQDRERGAIVNTASVAAEDGQMGQAAYSASKAGIVGLTLPVARDLMGEGIRVNTILPGIFATPLLMALPDHVLKSLGESVPFPKRLGDPEEYAHLAETMITNGYFNGECVRLDGAIRMAPR
- a CDS encoding acyl-CoA dehydrogenase family protein; the encoded protein is MDLQLEPAHAAFRDEVRAFLRERLPPELRDRVRRGLRPSREQTVQWQRTLHERGWAAPHWPREFGGADLGQMERLILVDELQRAPAPMPLHFNVTMLGPVLLRYGTPEQKRDWLPRLARLDVWFCQGFSEPGAGSDLASLRTAARREGDHYVVNGQKIWTTYAHMADWIFCLVRTDPGATRKQEGISFLLVDLRSPGITIRPIQTIDGEHHLNEVFFDNVRVPVANRVGDEHRGWDVTKYLLGSERTGLAYVGTSRDRLDRALELARGTRDGARRVIDGPAVQAEFARVDAELRGLEIANWRLLLSEAAQRDNPAFASVLKLKGVEIQQQIAELMLRIAGPAGLARCDDEEDNARADRAAPATRFLFSRASSIYGGTSEVQKDVLARSILG
- a CDS encoding acyl-CoA dehydrogenase family protein; this encodes MALEFKRSWSDPELELYRQTVVRFIDEELAPGDEEARKRGHVGHAVWRRAGELGLLCADIPDDWGGGGGDFRHEAVVYEEMARRSLTGMNTSVHAIVAHYLLNHGTEEQKRKYLPRMARGELVGAIAMTEPGTGSDLQAIRTRATRTAEGWRIDGSKTFITNGYLAGLVLVVCKTDPAQRARGTSILIVETEGARGYSVSRVLPKMGLKAQDTSELFFDGVEVPGQNLLGGVEGQGFYQLMSDLPYERLIIGVMALAAMEGAYHATLDYVRERQVFGKPLVEQQNTRFKLAEIATQIMAGRAFIDQCVDRLLRGELDTATASMAKLWGSEAQGRVVDECLQLFGGYGFMDEYVISRMYTDARVQRIYGGTSEIMKEVIARAL
- a CDS encoding CaiB/BaiF CoA transferase family protein codes for the protein MPGPLEGVRVVEMAGIGPGPFCGMVLADLGADVVCIERPGTERDASDITARGKRRVAIDLHASGGREDALSLIAQAQLLVEGFRPGVMERLGLGPAACHKLNPALVYGRMTGWGQTGPLSGAAGHDINYIALTGALHAIGRPGESPPPPLNYVGDYGGGAMLLAVGLLAALHEAQRSGRGQVVDAAMTDGAALLSALFYGMKAAGRWSTQRGENLLDGGAHFYDSYACADGRFISVGALEPKFFARLCELCGLEDEFCAGQMDRSRWPLMKLRLADVFRTRTRDDWCALLEGTDACFAPVLDWDEAPAHPHNRARGTFIDLQGVVQPAPAPRFSRTAAAQPMPARVEPLARVLEGWGAAATAGAEA